The Salvelinus namaycush isolate Seneca chromosome 1, SaNama_1.0, whole genome shotgun sequence genome has a window encoding:
- the LOC120051609 gene encoding reticulon-4 receptor-like, producing MLGGRLLFLVLWLNLVPRGADGCPVKCVCYSEPRPTVACQQQGLYSIPNEIPVQSQRIFLQSNKLTVVRSTSFSSVHNLTVLWMYSNNISHIEAGAFYGLERLEELDIGDNSNLRIISPTAFRGLSKLHTLHLHRCGLSELPVGAFQGLFSLQYLYLQDNNLLALHDDTFLDLTNLTYLFLHNNKIKTVSDHMLRGLINLDRLLLHQNRVIYVQPRAFSDLRKLTTLFLFYNNLTVLTGETMDPLGSLQYLRLNGNQWVCDCRARTLWDWFKRFKGSSSELECNVPLELFGKDLKRLKSDDLEGCVETPQIQTQLFSSNLWSGKFDSTENPLGNGIPRCCLPDNDKSSIISGKTIPDPSSYNSRQITNNPLKEKENISKTKFREQERTKNETIRNKQSLNDGPLGTLSNNLDQSLVQLQDLEPSTAPTRKKKKCTKKPKSDAQCLKGHGSTMQLELSFLFMSIIWFWFSLVMS from the exons ATGTTAG gGGGCCGACTCCTGTTCCTTGTGTTGTGGTTAAACCTGGTGCCTCGGGGAGCAGATGGCTGCCCGGTCaaatgtgtgtgttacagtgagcCACGGCCCACCGTGGCTTGCCAGCAACAAGGACTGTACTCCATCCCCAACGAGATCCCTGTGCAGAGCCAGCGGATATTCCTGCAGAGCAACAAGCTGACCGTGGTCCGCTCCACCAGCTTCAGCTCTGTGCACAACCTCACCGTGCTCTGGATGTACTCCAACAACATCAGCCACATCGAAGCTGGGGCCTTCTATGGTCTGGAGCGGCTGGAGGAGCTGGACATTGGGGACAACAGTAACCTGAGAATCATCAGCCCCACGGCCTTCAGGGGCCTGTCCAAGCTCCACACCCTCCACCTGCACAGGTGCGGCCTGTCGGAGTTACCTGTCGGAGCGTTCCAGGGACTGTTCTCCCTGCAGTACCTTTAcctgcaggacaataacctactgGCCCTGCACGACGACACTTTCCTGGACCTGACCAACCTCACCTATCTCTTCCTGCACAACAACAAGATCAAGACCGTATCGGACCACATGCTGCGTGGCCTCATTAACCTCGACCGCCTGTTGCTCCACCAAAACCGGGTGATCTACGTCCAACCAAGAGCATTCAGTGACCTGAGAAAACTGACCACACTGTTCCTGTTCTACAACAACCTGACCGTGCTGACTGGGGAAACCATGGACCCGCTGGGGTCCCTCCAGTACCTGCGTCTCAACGGGAACCAGTGGGTCTGTGACTGTCGGGCCAGGACCCTGTGGGACTGGTTCAAACGCTTCAAGGGCTCCAGCTCAGAGCTTGAGTGTAACGTCCCACTGGAGTTGTTTGGGAAGGACCTGAAACGGCTGAAGAGTGATGATCTGGAAGGATGTGTGGAAACTCCTCAGATCCAAACCCAGCTCTTCAGCTCCAACCTGTGGTCTGGAAAATTTGACTCCACGGAAAATCCTCTGGGAAATGGAATTCCCAGGTGTTGTCTTCCAGATAATGATAAGTCCTCTATCATCTCTGGGAAAACCATCCCTGACCCCTCATCCTACAACAGCCGCCAGATCACCAACAACCCCCTCAAGGAGAAGGAGAACATATCCAAGACCAAATTCAGAGAGCAGGAGCGAACAAAAAATGAGACCATCCGGAATAAGCAGAGTCTCAACGACGGGCCTCTGGGAACTCTGTCCAACAACCTTGACCAGTCCTTAGTCCAACTGCAAGATCTGGAACCTTCTACAGCCCCAACCAGGAAGAAAAAGAAGTGCACTAAAAAACCCAAATCCGATGCACAATGTCTCAAAGGCCATGGATCTACAATGCAGCTGGAGCTGAGTTTTCTCTTCATGTCCATAATCTGGTTCTGGTTCTCGTTGGTCATGTCTTAG